aaaacattttattaaaaaattgtcctgtgattcgttacagaataaaaacttttttggtgccaatctggtgtatagtggcttttattaaaaaataaattgttttatttgtcaagTATTATTTAGGTAATttgaatgtgcaaaaaacatcaattaactattgttaacatttggGAAAAAACATACTTGCGCATTGAGAACATTACATTGGGCTATAAAAATTGCCGAAAACAAATTCTGCATGACAACAACGATAACAATACCACAACAATACTTCAACTTCTATTTGAGAAAACAGACTAGCTAGTGTACTCACCGAGAAGCTGCCGGGGCCAACCTGCGTGTCTGCAGAGGATTTCTCCATCCCCCATAGAATGTCACGCACGAGGGAGTTATCTTTCAGGATGCCAGCAGGTTCGATGTATGCGAGTGTTCGTACTTCTGATCATGCATCTCTGAGATCTGTGTGGAAGATTGCAAAACCAATCTTAAGTAATAGACAGCAGTACATCAATATGCAAGGAATGTGGGGACCAtcttataaatgaatgtattgTAGTGCaatattgagatttttttaattattggtcataatgaaatataatttgaaacaaagagATTTGAGAACATATTAAACTAGgcttatttaaattttgaaattaaaatcttaattccTTTGTTAAATGATTATTGAAACTAATCAACgtaattttatgatattttgaaataagctCCACAATTCCCCGTTCACACTGGAAGCATTTAgtgttttttccttttttaagaGAATGGTGGCGGGGCACATTGATAGTGGAAATATAGCTTCGTTTTGGCAAAAAGGGAAATAATactaacatgattcatataaagtttaactttttttcaaacctTGAATTCAACAACCCTATGGtaatattcatgaatggcactatATTGCTACAATTGCTCAATGTTAAGAGCTCAATgatcctttattatttttacttttttcaggTGTAGTGGGGCTAAATTTTGGACACATAAATAGCCCCCCTcccaaaaaaaaacccacacacaACACTGGCCATTATACTAGTTATGATGTATGTCTTTTGAGTTGACAATTTGTCCAAATTTAGGCTTACACTGATCAGAATTATTTAAACTGTCCaagtacattatttatattatgacAATATAGCTAACATATTACTAACAATTCTTCCAAAGAAATAAAGCTTCATGTCCTGAAAATACTACAACAAAGTTGCATCTAACAGAGGTACTGACTGGTCTGAACTTTGTAGGTGGCACAGGAATTGCCTCCAGAAAGAAGATGTCAGTCGGAAACTCCAGGCCCGAGTGTTTCAGTACGGGATAGACTTCCTGTAGAACCACTCCGTCAGCTGACCACACCTTGCGGAAATGGTCCCTTAACTTCAATGGAGTGATCATACTTATGTTCGACACGCTGCTTCCCTTCTGTTTAGATTTTATCACATCTAAAAAGATAGATTTCAATTTTATGAGACATTTTTACGAAGAATGTGTACTGTAGTTAAAAACATGTTGGGACatatcatgatatttttaagcattattgtTATATGATCCAgatatttcgtttaaatataaaaagataatgcatggtaattaattaaattttcatggtttaaaactgcactctcacagatataacgtttttacaacttttttattttttgtcttggaacaagcagATGATTATATTAAagctcaaaaattgatgttttatgcatttttcttttactgaagtaacgctttaagccataatacatttttttgcatgggaatataaaaatctgtcatctgatcttttgtctgtaatcttttattattggtttgcagatatttacgcaaaaatttgctctgtgatagtgcagctttaatctaacataatgattaaatatatcGTAATTTATTGACGAATTATTGCACATCCCTTGCCTAATTATTACCAGTCAAAGTATTGAGGAAAACCAGAAGTCTCAAGaaaacatgtacattcacaagtacTTCCATGTATACcacataaaactgttttaaaaactgtgggtactctggtttccccaacaaaacaagaccacactctcataCAACATCGTGTCAACAAgagtaataaataaaagatgcaaTTACTTGTTTACCAAAttgttgcaaaaataaataagtttaaacaaaactttcattGGAAAGATGGTCCCTTATTCCATCGCAATCTTTCATTTTAAAGTGTACAGttgtaaaattatatcaacATCATCACAGACTGAATGCTATTGCTAtcaaaaggggcataacttgacaattaaTGAAGCctgagttatttcccttgcaTGTGTGTACAGTCTATGGCAAggtgcataccaagtttcagttgaatatcttaaatgtttttttgtgtgttatgaTGAAAGATTTTTTACAAGAAAGGCTATCAAAATACCAAGTACCAAGACTTTTTACCTCAAAAATACCTGAACAAAAACCTGAACCTTAGAGTGATATGGTTCGAAAGCATATTTACAACAATATCATCAACAATTTTATAGCCTTTTTTATAGTGAAATGGAAagaattcaataaaataaagcaGCCTAGATTTAAATTCACACTACCCTTATGGTGAGATCCAAGAAAAACTCCTAATGGAAGTACAACAATTCTATGATATTTATAGATGCAGGCTTAAATATGTTCATGGTGTTCTACCTAAGCAGTGGTTGAAATGTACACAGGCCAACAAGTTcttcactggtaaaatgctttcaaagATTGCTGaaaacttgattttataaatCAAGGCTTGTAAAACTAATTTATGCCCAAGTTTAAGTCTTATTCATCCATCTAATTTCGATGAGTATGATCTATATAAAAATTAAGGCTTTAGGTTGAAAACTGAAGTTCTAACAATTCATCTTGTCCCAGTTTCTCAAATATTCTGAAGTGATTCCTCAAAACCTTACTCAAAGCATGGATaaaaattgtgtatgtttttacTCTGACAAAATGATATTCTCTCATAGATTTTATTCTggatttttgtaaacaaaaacaaaaagataattatgttctagagaaaaaaatgttctggAGTAATTactcaatatttttattagtaCTTAACTTTCCTTTGCATATCTAATGACaatgttaatgaaatatgtttaaaagtatatgaaatacaaagttatattatcaaaatataaaagaatcaGAAGTTATTACCTTTCCATTTACCAAacatacacaatttaaaaagtgtaaacAGTTGAGCAAGAACTTGAGAATTTTTTTCGAGAAACAGGGGCCTGGACTGGTACAATATATTCAACCTGGTCTACTCCTTTTCCTGGCGGGCTCCTCTGTGTCCGAGTTATCCCCCTCTTCCTCGTCATCGCCATCATCTTCAGGATCATCACCAGTCTGGTTGTTCGTGACCTTTGTTTTTCCCCTAGTAAGACAATATATgagtttataaattttatttcctttattttattaacagcCATGAAGAGCATCCATGTAATGTATCTCCATTATGGTAGATTAAATAAAGCAGATTAAAAGGGTGTCAATAATGTTTGTCTGCAGAATATCAAagcattaaataatttaaaatacttcaatGTAACACGCCAAGGAAAAACAGTCAGCATGTAAcacaaattttatcaaattaaatttgtatcattcataacatgaaaaaaaatccaagaaAAAATCCATAGAAAATGATTATCAATCATACTTTTCCTTAGGAGCATCAGCAAGGGTTCCGACCAGGAAAATTTTGGAGCGATCCTCATGTCTCAGTGTTTTTCTCTTGGCGAGGCAGTGAGCACACTTCTTGTTTTTGCGCATCTGAACTTTGGTGAAGATGCTGGAAATGCTCTGTCTGACAGCCTCGACATTCTTGTAACTGTGACTATTTTTGTCCTGTTTTGGTGACTTTCCTGAAAAATTGCCATTAACATTAGTTACATTACAATAAATAGCCATGATCATTTAATAACCATTAATAGCAATTACCAttaaattttcataaatacaGGAAAACAATTGAATTGCAATTAATAGCCATTATAATTGAATTGCAATTAATTGCAGCTACCACTACATTGCTATTAATAGTGATTACCATTCATACCAGTAAgcattaaattgcaattaatACTGGTACCAATTAAATAACTCTGTGACATGCAGGTGCCAATCTTGGCTATTTTTTCCCCAAACAattaaggggcataactcaacatttttttcagacaGAGTAAATAGACTTGATATCCATATGTTTACTCATTGTGAACTTTTGTTTATATTGCTGAGTTAACTtctaaaatagtttacaaattaTGATGTCAAGCTGGACATAAAGgctttgttctttttgttttatttgattgtaagtGTATGTGTAAATTGAATGCAAAATAATTCTGTTTACAAAagagcaataaaatatgattaaacataAAGGCTTGGCCAATCCTTGTCTCTTTTCCTTCCAAAAAAGGCACAAATAGAAATGCATTTTACTTGTTTTTCTGAAATGTTTAGAAAACAAGTTTTCCAGCAATgtgctttaaataaataatatgctataactctttttaattttgtgtcCTACCTAAGAGGAAATAGATCTATTAAAACTTCCAACCTTGCAGGCATTGTTTAGCAGTTTCCTCAATTAGCTGTTTATGCTGGCTACGATCTTCACTGCGATCCTCCTCACTGAATCTATATGACAAAATGGCGGCCTCGGCAACAAGCCCCGCCTCGAGAAGTTGACTCTCGGCCAGGAACAGTGTGCAGGCAATCGGGTCGACGTTCAGTCTGTGACAGGTGAAACATGTGGCTCGCAGTGTCTGGagaaatcaaagaaaacatgATGCTTGTTACAGGCAGAACTAAGTAATGTTGGTACGCGCCAATACACACCTTAGCATGGTGATAAAGAGGAGAGGGTTGAAGACAGGCAAGGCCAGCTCCATATGGCCGGGGCAGAACTAAGTAAGGCTGGTAGGCCCCCATACATACCTGTAGCATGGTCATAAAGAGGAGAGGGTTGAAGACAGACATGGCCAGCTCCATGTGGCCCATATGGCCAGGGTAGAACTAAGTAAGGTTGGTAGGCGCCATACATACCTGTAGCATGGTCATAAAGAGGAGAGGGTTGAAGACAGACATGGCCAGCTCCATGTGGCCCATATGGCCAGGGTAGAACTAAGTAAGGTTGGTAGGCGCCATACATACCTGTAGCATGATGATAAAGAGGAGAGGGTTGAAGACAGGCAAGGCTAGCTTCATATGGCTGGGGCAGAACTAAGTAAGGCTGGTAGGCCCCCATACATACCTGTAGCATGGTCATAAAGAGGAGAGGGTTGAAGACAGACATGGCCAGCTCCATGTGGCCCATATGGCCAGGGTAGAACTAAGTAAGGTTGGTAGGCGCCATACATACCTGTAGCATGGTCATAAAGAGGAGAGGGTTGAAGACGGGCATGGCCAGCTCCATGTGGCCCATATGGCCAGAGTAGAACTAGGTATGGCTGGTATGCCCCCATACATACCTGTAGCATGGTCATAAAGAGGAGAGGGTTGAAGACGGGCATGGTCAGCTCCATGTGGCCCATATGGCCGAGGCAGAACTAATTAAGGTTTGTAGGCGCCTTACTTACCTGTAGCATGGTCATAAAGAGGAGAGGGTTGAAGACAGGCATGGCCAGCTCCATGTGGCCCATATGGCCAGAGTAGAACTAGGTATGGCTGGTATGCCCCCATACATACCTGTAGCATGGTCATAAAGAGGAGAGGGTTGAAGACGGGCATGGCCAGCTCCATGTGGCCCATATGGCCGAGGCAGAACTAATTAAGGTTTGTAGGCGCCTTACTTACCTGTAGCATGGTCATAAAGAGGAGAGGGTTGAAGACAGGCATGGCCAGATCCATGTGGCCCATATGGCCAGGGTAAAACTAAGTAAGGTTGGTAGGCGCCTTACTTACCTGTAGCATGGTCATAAAGAGGAGAGGGTTGAAGACAGGCATGGCCAGATCCATGTGGCCCATATGGCCAGGGTAAAACTAAGTAAGGTTGGTAGGCGCCATACATACCTGTAGCATGGTCATAAAGAGGAGAGGGTTGACGACAGGCATGGCCAGCTCCATGTAGCCCATATGGCCAGGGTAAAACTAAGTAAGGTTTGTAGGCGCCTTACTTACCTGTAGCATGGTCATAAAGAGGAGAGGGTTGAAGACAGGCATGGCCAGATCCATGTGGCCCATATGGCCAGGGTAAAACTAAGTAAGGTTGGTAGGCGCCATACACACCTGTAGCATGGTCATAAAGAGGAGAGGGTTGAAGACAGGCAAGGCCAGCTCCATGTGGCCCATATGGCCGGGGCAGAACTAAGTTAGGTTGGTAGGCCCCTTACATACCTGTAGCATGTTGATAAATGATGAGAAAATGGTTGAAGACTGGCATGGTCAGCTCCATGTGGCGCATACGGCCGAGGCAGAACTAAGTAAGGTTGGTAGGCCCCCATACATACCTGTAGCATGGTCATAAAGAGGGTTGAAGACTGGCATGGCCAGCTCCATGTGGCCCATATGGCTGTGGCAGAACTAAGAAAGGTTGGTAGGCGCAATACAAACCTGTAGCATGGTCATAAAGAGGGTTGAAGACTGGCATGGCCAGCTCCATGTGGCCCATATTGCTGTGGCAGAACTAAGAAAGGTTGGTAGGCCCGATACATACCTGTAGCATGGTCATAAAGAGGAGAGGGATGAAGACGGGCATGGCCAGCTCCATGTGGCCCATATGGCTGTGGCAGAACTAAGTAAGGTTGGTAGGCCCCCATACATACCTGTAGCATGGTCATAAAGAGGGTTGAAGACTGGCATGGCCAGCTCCGTGTGGCCCATATGGCTGTGGCAGAACTAAGTAAGGTTGGTAGGCCCCCATACATACCTGTAGCATGGTCATAAAGAGGGTTGAAGACTGGCATGGCCAGCACCATGTGGCCCATATGGCTGTGGCAGAACTAAGTAAGGTTGGTAGGCGCAATACATACCTGTAGCATGGTCATAAAGAGGGATGAAGACTGGCATGGCCAGCACCATGTGGCCCATATGGCTGTGGCAGAACTAAGTAAGGTTGGTAGGCGCCATACATACCTGTAGCATGGTCATAAAGAGGGTTGAAGACTGGCATGGTCAGCACCATGTGGCCCATATGACTGTGGCAGAACTAAGTAAGGTTGGTAGGCCCCCATACATACCTGGAGCATGGTCATAAAGAGGAGAGGGTTGAAGACGGGCATGGCCAGCTCCATGTGGCCCATATGGCTGTTGCAGAACTAAGTTAGGTTGATAGGGGCCATACATACCTGTGGCATGGTCATAAAGAGGAGAGGGTTGAAGACGGGCATGGCCAGCACCATGTGGCCCATATGGTCTGGGTAGAAATAAGAAAGGTTGGTAGGCCCGATACATACCTGTAGCATGGTCATAAAGAGGAGAGGGTTGAAGACGGGCATGGCCAGCTCCATGTGGCCCATATGGCCTGGGCAATGCAAGGATGGCTGGTTACAGGTAAAACAGACATCATGCTCATCCGATGGGCCTGGAATATTCAAACTTGAACATAATTGGAGTTTGGaacatttttgttaagaaatgttaaaattttatcTCTTAGTATTTGCTGATTTAACTGTTAGTGAATTTCAATTAGTCGCAACACTTTATCAGATTGAATAAACAACTTGCAAACTATTTTCCATCAGAAATAAACTATTTGCTAGGGAATGATTCTTCAATAAGATTTGTCTTAACACCAATCACTTTTGCTGCAAAGATTATTCTGAtaacagtatttaaaaaatgaataataaatcacacgtatatcaaacatttgtacaaattaaatattaatatatcagaatttgttaaatcaaattgatacaaaaatgtaatcaatcaacttcaaaatttaaaaagtgttcCACTGTAGGAGAAAATGGTTGGGCCCCTTCCAAAGGAAAATCtttccgtatttttttttaatgcatgctgTAATGCttaaatcataatttatatcaaatatgtattctTTTGCCACATATAATTAAGATACAAATTCATACTACTGGATTCTAACTTCTGAAAGCTTATTGCAGATGAAAAATGCCTACAAGTCAATTTTTGGTCCAATTTAAGTTAGAACTGGGGGAAAAGGTGAGGAATGGGGCCGAAAATCAGTTCCAAATAACTTGAAAAACAGCCCTGAAGTACAAATGTTAACCTGCTGCAGTGCTTACCCAGTGCCTGATCATACAGTCCCCCAACTGTTGGATGGTTCAGGGTTTCAAAGGTCTCCACATTTGTTATTTCCTTCACACTCAACGCCCTGACATCTTTTCTTGTGTAAAATCGGAACTGAACTTCTTCTATCCCATAATATGGGTTAAAGTCATCTCTCTTGTCCATTGTCGTCTTTTATCTAAAAACAGAATAGTTTGTTAAGACCAAAGAAAAAGTAtgaaatggtttggttagggttacatccttttcaatgTACATAggccttttattttattaggttttatgtACGAATGTTAGTGTCATCATTtgaaaattgtgttaaaattataaagctttaaacaattacagctttaaaggttttaaatacatattcaaacattaatttttcttatttatgttttgttttgttttaaaactgactATTTAAGAGGGTAGGGTCTGGCTTTTACAGCGTAGGTAGGTACACtttctatacattttattctatacatattttacaaaacacgCAATGCCTTGGGAGAGATATTGTCATCACGTTAAACTGCAGAAATATATACTGCGCTAGCCAACTCGGTGGTATGCATATCACCACGTTCATCTGCTGCTATTACGTAAGACTTCAAAAAACATACATGCTGCAAATTACCATGATGCGGCTTACCGACACATGCAtatacagtactgttaagaccaaactttacACTCTTGTTCACTAGGAGTGCACTAGTAGTGAACAATTTGTGCACTAAGGATAAACTAATGTAGTCTGTAGTTTATTAGATAAGCCAGTATAGATTTTCCTGGTCCACTCAGATTGGCCTtactatattgatttaatttaactGATAAGATCATTTCCTCTAGCAGATTAActtgtgataaaacattttagtataCTGCATTTATTGATGACTTTATGATGATCATCATTTAATGGGCCAGTAACTAAAGACAAGGGGTTTCTACCCAGCATTTACTGTCAtatttgtcaactttttaattctaatgtaggtgaaataagaataaaacatttcttaaataaatccaataaatattctttgtaagccaatatttgaaaataggggtgttatcaatataattgtGCTACTATTGTAACAtccaaacatttgttttggtaattcagacatttaattaaagtcaattagtgattacaaaataataattctgaATCCTAAGTATATAAGTGAACAGcactattatatattcaaacagtgaatgcaaaaccaatgtttatgataaaaaggtaattgtaatttaaaagtagaaaaaatgcatgcagtgttgaaaaaaaaataccttgccttaattagatttaaaaatagaagctcaggctatttcttcagaaacagatttttcatatatgcattacattataacttcatcaaaaagtttataaatactAATCTAGATGATATTGCAATTGTCTGTAACTTTCCTGTATAGATGTTACGTAACTATATTCACGattaatttcattacttttcataaataaacatcttaaaatCCTAGTTTGAGCATTTGATACTGAATGTATCTATTTATctttatctataaaaagagCACTAACGGGAATTGCCCTACAAAATGGCCCACTAACCAGgcattaaatttgaattttaagaaaatgataaaatgcttattcatacttttgtaaTGAGATTACCCATTGTAACAATGTTAGCCCCAATAGGTCGAggcaataaacaatacacaggaAGTATCAGGGACCCTGCTGTGATaacttaaaaatgacaaaaaagggAATTATCCAATGCATCCAACCATTAACCAGgcattacaatgaatatgaGTTCTATTAAACTTactatttgatgttaaaatacatgatatgctgatggttaaaattaaatatctctactcttaacaatttgattaacaaattATGAAAAGTGTCCTAAACtaataggtttttttttaatttataatgcaattgcaaaatataattaataaatataaactattttccatcttttataaaaacatatttgttaacatcTCTTCTCTAAAACCAAATTTGTAAGAAAATATTGAGTTGCCTAGTTTTAAGAAGATTGTCATGTTAATTCTCTGCTGTgtatcccttgtttattgcactagtgtcattgcaggggccaatttcctgtgtatttgtttattggcttgGGGCCATTTGGAGGTGACACCATTTAGAGTAGAAAATAGCATTGTCCTATTAATACACAACCAATTCTTGCATAAACAATATGTGCATAgccaatgtattaatttgactgatgagaagtaaataataaacaaataaagtagcattacatttatgttgtaggatataaatcatataaatgggatattattaataatatctaacattactcttattcttactctaaagcattgttataatgcttttaatatgatttaaaaagttatcaaaatgaaacgGTTAGTCAAACACTGACAGATCTGAGATTTGAAAGACAGCAGGaggcaataaagataaagatcaatacacaaaaTTGTGTACTATGGGGGTGGGGGTGCTTAAAGAAGGCTTAGTGTAGCCTTCAATGgatagtatttcatttaataatgaagCAGCAGAACCAATTATACAAAACTTCTAAAGTATATGTTTATCtattatgtgtttcaaattaGAAATGCAATCAATAAATCTGGGTacaatttagaaaatgtaataataatatatgttgtaCTTATGTGATAATGATTGCTGTTAGGCGGTCACCTTAAATCacaatacatttgttaaacaaaaa
The DNA window shown above is from Mya arenaria isolate MELC-2E11 chromosome 6, ASM2691426v1 and carries:
- the LOC128238707 gene encoding DNA-directed RNA polymerase I subunit RPA1-like isoform X2, translating into MDKRDDFNPYYGIEEVQFRFYTRKDVRALSVKEITNVETFETLNHPTVGGLYDQALGPSDEHDVCFTCNQPSLHCPGHMGHMELAMPVFNPLLFMTMLQTLRATCFTCHRLNVDPIACTLFLAESQLLEAGLVAEAAILSYRFSEEDRSEDRSQHKQLIEETAKQCLQGKSPKQDKNSHSYKNVEAVRQSISSIFTKVQMRKNKKCAHCLAKRKTLRHEDRSKIFLVGTLADAPKEKGKTKVTNNQTGDDPEDDGDDEEEGDNSDTEEPARKRSRPDLRDA
- the LOC128238707 gene encoding DNA-directed RNA polymerase I subunit RPA1-like isoform X1; this encodes MDKRDDFNPYYGIEEVQFRFYTRKDVRALSVKEITNVETFETLNHPTVGGLYDQALGPSDEHDVCFTCNQPSLHCPGHMGHMELAMPVFNPLLFMTMLQTLRATCFTCHRLNVDPIACTLFLAESQLLEAGLVAEAAILSYRFSEEDRSEDRSQHKQLIEETAKQCLQGKSPKQDKNSHSYKNVEAVRQSISSIFTKVQMRKNKKCAHCLAKRKTLRHEDRSKIFLVGTLADAPKEKGKTKVTNNQTGDDPEDDGDDEEEGDNSDTEEPARKRSRPDVIKSKQKGSSVSNISMITPLKLRDHFRKVWSADGVVLQEVYPVLKHSGLEFPTDIFFLEAIPVPPTKFRPISEMHDQKYEHSHTSNLLAS